The segment GACAAATCCATTGTGCCTGAGTGCAGCAATGATTCCTAAAATAATCCCAGAAATGACTGCCACCCCAATGGTAAGAACGCCTAATTCAAAGGAAATAGGAAACCCACGTTCCAATAAATCATTCACCGACTGATTCGGCTGCTTAATCGACGGCCCGAAATCAAAGGTTACAATGGATTTTATATAAAGCAAATACTGCACATGATATGGCTCATCAAGGTTATAATGTGCCTCTAAGTTAGCCTGCACCGTTTCATTCGTTGCTCGTTCACTATTAAAAGGTGAACCCGGAATTGTCACCATCAGGACAAAGGTTAATGTTACAATGATCCATAATGTCACAATCATAATCAGCAATCTTTTTAAAATATAGCGCAGCATGATTTCCCACCCCCGTTAAAGCATTATATGTTTTCTATGGCTGTTTTCGCGAGTATTGTTGCTCTTGACACAAAAGATATAAAATACGACGTAACTTGAAGGATGGTGAATCCCTCCGCTACGGAAATACATTCCGCTTAGTGTTCCGGTTACTACCGCTAAATTGTATTAGTAATCAATGTCTAGACATCGAACCATCTCACTAGTTCGGGTGAGCGAAGGGCAGTGACTCCTGCGGGAAAAGCACGTGTCTGAAGACCCCGCAGGATTATTCTAAGGAAGGCCGACTAAAACCGTCCTTTGCGGACAACGTCGGCATACCCCTTGCCGAGGCAAGGAGGCTGAAGCCGTGCCCTAAGGATGCGCATTCGCCCTTCGCTGACCCGAACGGCGATTATAGCAAACAGCACTTACGTCGCGTTTTATATCAACTGCGAAGATTTAAAAGCAGCAATACTTGCGATAATAGCTTTTTCTATAGATGATTTTGAAAAATGCTATAGTAGACGCATAATTCCTTAATTCGTTGAAAATGTTGTATTCATCGCAAGCTCTGTCATGACTAACATGGCTTGATATGCTTCCAGGATGTCTTTTGCCTGATATGTAACCATCGTTGTACCAGGTACTATCTCTGTATTTGGCATTAGATTGGCCCATTCCGCCTGCCCGTAATTATTAAATTCGATCTTTAATGTCGGATTTTCAGGTGGTTTGAGTGGCTGGATTTCATCACGATTCTCCAATGCTTGTGCAACTTTTTCCGTTAAAAGCACGCCAGCCTTTTTCGGTGTTAAACTTTTAACCGCAGACCTTGAAATCGCCTCTTTTACGGCTACTGTGGTTACATTCGGGATGAGCTTTTCTGCTTCTTTAGCGGCTTGGTCGTCACCCGCAACGAGCAAAATCGGTACACCAAAATGTCCGGCAACATATGCATTAAAGCCCATTTCACCAATCGGTTTATCATCGATGTAAAAATTCCGAACCGCATGAATCATCGCATGTGACATGACACCAAATTCCCCCGCACGCGCATGATAACCTACAAACATTGCTGCGTCACAAGTCTCGTCAATTCCCTGCATCATTGATAGCGGTTTCACATTTCCTGTTATTAATTCCGCTTCCGGATGCAGCTCATCTATTAAAATATTATTCATTTTCGAATGGCTGTCATTGATTAAAATAGATTCACAGCCAAATTTAAATGCTGCGTCAACCACGTAATTCGTTTCCGTTGTCATGATTTTACGTCCTTGTTCATAATTATGTTCACCAGCAATAACATATGTATAATCCGGCAATCCCGTAATCCCTTCCATGTCGACAGAAACATATAATTTCATGATGCACACTTCCTTTAATTTGTAAGTGTTAGTAATTTTGTTTTAATTCTAACATATATTATTTAAAATAAAAAGACAATTTTTAATGTGAATTAATTGTCTTGTAATCTTGTTGTGGATTTAGACGATGGTCTTCGGGGATTCGGGGTGGCATTGTCGGGAATACAAATGATGTCCCAGTCGATTAGTCGATGCTTCAGCACCCTCCAAGTTGACCTCGCCCAAACAAAAAACAGATGGGCTCCATTGATGAGCACCATCTGTTTTCGATCATACCTATTAATAATTATTACGATAACTTAGCTACAAATTCGGGTGGCTTTTCTTCGACTTGTACAAATGGGTTAACAACATCGCCATTTTCATCAACGCGTTCGATATCTGCACCTAATGAAGCTAATTTTCCTGCTAAATCAACATAGCCACGGTCAAGATGTTTGAGTTCTGTAACACGTGTATAACCTTCTGCACTCAAACCAGCTAAAATCAGGGCTGCCGCTGCTCGAAGGTCGGTTGCTGCTACTTCAGCTCCTTGTAATTCACTTGGCCCTTCAACGATGACACTGCGTCCTTCGATTTTCATTTTCGCGTTCATTCGGCGGAACTCTTCGACATGCATAAAACGGTTTTCAAAAACAGTTTCTGTAATGACACTAGTACCCTCTGCATTTAACATTAATGACATCATTTGTGATTGCATATCGGTAGGAAAACCTGGATGCGGGAGTGTTTTAACATCCGTCGCCTTCAGTTCTTTCGGCCCGATGACACGAATCCCCTCTCCCTCTTCGGTAATCGTCACATTCATTTCCTCAAGCTTGGAGATTACAGAGCGTAAATGTTCGCTTTCCACATTTTCGATTAATACATTTCCACCCGTAATTGCTGCCGCCACCATAAAGGTTCCAGCCTCAACACGGTCGGGAATAATTGGATGTTCTGTACCGCTCAGTTCCTCCACACCTTCAATGCGAATTGTTTCTGTACCGGCACCTACGATCTTCGCACCCATTTTATTCAAAAAGTTTGCCAAGTCAACAATCTCAGGTTCCTTTGCAACATTTTCGATGGTCGTTGTACCTTCTGCTAAAGATGCTGCCATCATAATATTTTCCGTTGCGCCGACACTAGGCATATCTAAATAAATTTTCGCACCCTTAAGACGTCCATCTACATTGGCTTCTACAAAACCATTGCCAACATGGACGTGGGCACCCATTGCTTCAAATCCTTTCAGATGCAAATCAATTGGTCTTGATCCGATTGCACATCCGCCCGGCATTGCAACTTTCGCATGACCATAGCGCGCCAGTAATGGTCCTAATACTAACACGGAAGCACGCATTTTACGGACGTATTCAACAGGAGCTTCTGTTTTAATTTTTTTAGAAGCGTCAATAACGACTTCATTATTTTCGAAATGTACATCAGCATTCATATTTCGCAAAACTTCATTGATTGTATATACATCTGCCAGGACAGGAACATCTGTGATTACACTTTTTCCTTCACTTGCCATAAGGCTTGCTGCAATGACAGGGAGTACTGCATTCTTCGCGCCCTCCACTTTTACGGTACCATTCAGCTGCTGTCCACCTCTTACGATGATTTTTTCCATATCATAATTCTCCTCCAGATACAATTTCACTATATTAATATTCATTTATTAGGATAGGTGTTCCTATCGTGTATGTAGGATCTCCATTTCCACTTTCTTCTGCAGCTATTTGCACGTTCATAGGTATATCCCCTATAGTTATTTTTTGTTCCCATAGTGGTGTATACCCGTAAATAATTTTTTCATGCCTCGATTTTTCGACCGTGTCGAATTGTGTCTCCATATGTTGAAGTTTAAGGCGATCCATTAATTCATTTAAAAAAACCTCATTATTCATTATATCACCATTGTCTGTTGTCAGACAAGCAAATACTTCTACAAACTTTGTGAAATATTCCGCACGTATTGTATCTAGTATGGATTGGTAATTTTCTTCAATAGAAGTATTCCAATGGGTACCTTTAATTACTGCAATTAACTCTGCATCATGTGTCCCGTTCTTAGGAAGTATACCATTATAGATTACGGAAATAGAGCTGGATTCATGAACGTGCTCAAAAGAATATTGTATACTGTTTTCATCCTCATTGACAGTGACCAAATGCCTATTTTTCAATTCTATTATTCTATCCTGGAAGTCATTTTTATCCATTTTTTCTTTTAATATAACTTCCCAATCACCGATGCTTCCATAACTATCGGTAACAACTGAAGCCAATTCCAT is part of the Virgibacillus sp. NKC19-16 genome and harbors:
- a CDS encoding M55 family metallopeptidase; its protein translation is MKLYVSVDMEGITGLPDYTYVIAGEHNYEQGRKIMTTETNYVVDAAFKFGCESILINDSHSKMNNILIDELHPEAELITGNVKPLSMMQGIDETCDAAMFVGYHARAGEFGVMSHAMIHAVRNFYIDDKPIGEMGFNAYVAGHFGVPILLVAGDDQAAKEAEKLIPNVTTVAVKEAISRSAVKSLTPKKAGVLLTEKVAQALENRDEIQPLKPPENPTLKIEFNNYGQAEWANLMPNTEIVPGTTMVTYQAKDILEAYQAMLVMTELAMNTTFSTN
- the murA gene encoding UDP-N-acetylglucosamine 1-carboxyvinyltransferase — encoded protein: MEKIIVRGGQQLNGTVKVEGAKNAVLPVIAASLMASEGKSVITDVPVLADVYTINEVLRNMNADVHFENNEVVIDASKKIKTEAPVEYVRKMRASVLVLGPLLARYGHAKVAMPGGCAIGSRPIDLHLKGFEAMGAHVHVGNGFVEANVDGRLKGAKIYLDMPSVGATENIMMAASLAEGTTTIENVAKEPEIVDLANFLNKMGAKIVGAGTETIRIEGVEELSGTEHPIIPDRVEAGTFMVAAAITGGNVLIENVESEHLRSVISKLEEMNVTITEEGEGIRVIGPKELKATDVKTLPHPGFPTDMQSQMMSLMLNAEGTSVITETVFENRFMHVEEFRRMNAKMKIEGRSVIVEGPSELQGAEVAATDLRAAAALILAGLSAEGYTRVTELKHLDRGYVDLAGKLASLGADIERVDENGDVVNPFVQVEEKPPEFVAKLS
- a CDS encoding YwmB family TATA-box binding protein, which translates into the protein MRKLVFISLLFLFITSEATAGHMQNDEMMELASVVTDSYGSIGDWEVILKEKMDKNDFQDRIIELKNRHLVTVNEDENSIQYSFEHVHESSSISVIYNGILPKNGTHDAELIAVIKGTHWNTSIEENYQSILDTIRAEYFTKFVEVFACLTTDNGDIMNNEVFLNELMDRLKLQHMETQFDTVEKSRHEKIIYGYTPLWEQKITIGDIPMNVQIAAEESGNGDPTYTIGTPILINEY